atacggaacttccgtaatcctagaaccaatctgactaaagtacttgatcttctaaacgaagatctgaaaacgacccattcacattcgtcttctacttattttggatttccaatattggtATTTTTAccttcgcaaatctatttttgtttgaaccaatcagacaacttgttcgaatgtcaaagagaaagaaaaatttgtagttaacccagggctcgaacctgggacctctcgtttacagagcaagtgccctaccgactgagctaaccggctatctgaaatctttcgacttaaaaattgttgatatcaaaaccaaagactttataaagcttacagaatgctgtaaggtagcttttgattggctagcggaagggttgtcagaacgaggccatcaatagctcgttgtcagatcctatgcgtagcgtaataggagatgtactttagtcagattgtcctAGAACCGGAGTAGAGtatgataaataacggtaggctaaactgtttaaatctgcgtacatcgtatattttacgtttgagaaaatgctacattctacatattagggcccttttagacgttacaatgcagattaaaaatgaaatataaaataatgaatgttgaaggtaaaatgagcatgtacacatctaatattttggactactcttattttataatatttttgatttttttcaaaggctctattcaataatttagctgtttgtgtattctagtattctactgtcaattctacttttaaatttcttgtacaggcgcgcagctgcacataatactcgtaaagaggggtaatgcagtataaatagataggtAATGCCGGTTTGACGTATTAATCTTCAGATTTCTATGCAAGGTAGCAGGggtggcaaaatctgattttgtcttgtttgtcctttttgtcagttgctattttgtacttgtccgtatattatatagtaaattctagtCAAATTAGACtggtccgtacaagctttgggacaacctgggcaatacggacaattgaatttgccacccctgggTAGTCGAATGAatttgatgatgatcatgaacGAGCATTAAATTACATCGTCAAAGgtagttgttctttgaaagtcaacaggtgtACGGCTCCAGTCGCATTCggtttaataatattacaaaacgcacatttttacaaattggtatccAATCAATTGGACCTCATTCTATTAgtgtacactgaaaaacaaattgtttgtgCAACAAATACCACTCCAATTAACTGTATCCTGTCGATTTGCCATTTTGGGAATCGATAGTAACTTAGGTATTCCGTAAACCACATGACCGATTTTTGGTTTCACAACCTTTTCCATGTCGAATTAAATCTTAATTTAGAAAGAAATCAACTGTTGTTTGTAGCCACAGTTTTTCCTTATCAAATAGGATAGATCACCCAGACGtaacgcatcaacacctgttcaTCTGGTGGtggacaaaaaaaataattttacattgttgGTGTATGggattttagattttttatttcttaataatttcgttcatttttagatattaaaaaatcAAGAAAGTTTCGAAATGCTAACGATATTCTCGTttcgttattcaaatatcttttgaaaatgaataaccgttttaaatgtcaTATGATTTAAATAGCGCCATAGATGCCCTCAACTTTTAGGAAAACACCATAAGTTATTTTACACTAACAACATCTTTCcataaatggcattttttcccTATCTGAACAGTTATCACGCAGAAATTTTCACACTTTTGAGCAAgtctcaatgaaacttagtcagaatgttacccttaataaaacttttgatgagttcttgattgggtcatcttagctctaaaactaggtcaccaggtcaaatcaaagggtaagcttgtaaacactctagaggtcaaatgtttggcccaatcttaatgaaacttggtcagaatggaaccctcaataaaatcttggaagagtttgacattgggtcatctgggatcaaaatctaggtcaccagttcaaattaaaggaaaagcttgtttacactccagaggtcacaatttgggcccaatcttaatgaaacttggccagtatgttaccctcaataaagtctttgacgagtttgatatcaggttatcttgggtcaaaactaggtcaccagttcaaattaaaggaaaagcttgttaacactgtagaggccacatctatgactatatcttcatgaaacttggtcagaatgttgatcttaaagATCGTAAGGTCCAGTTTGTATTTATgtcatctagaataaaaaaaactagatcaccaggtcaaatcaaaggaaaagctaatttacactaaagaggccacatttatgaagatatcttaatgaaacttggtcagaatattaattttgatgatctttatgtcaagtgcagatttgggtcaggtggggtaaaaaactcggtcaataggtcaaatcaaaggaggagcttgttgaggccacatttatgactgtatcttcatgaaacttggtcgcaatgttaatcttggtgatctataggtcaagcTCGAACTTTGGTCATGTTGGGtgaaaaactgggtcaccgggtcaaatcaaaggaaaagctagtttacactttcgagaccacatttatgaccatatcttaatgaaacttggtcagaatgttaattttgataatctttaggtcaatagctcaggtgagcgatacagggccttcatgggccttttgtttatattttctctgactcgcttaataaatttaaatttatatgacagtaacctaatattctctatttattacatatttgacgttgcaggagtgtaatacagccattaaataaaaactatactacactattgtaataaagctttgacattgacgtcatttatagtataggcgacgtcggtcaaattgacttgtgtatatagcagaagaaagtcgaacatttggtgtttcgacaagaaaggctaacgtgtgataaaaagaattcatcttacatttgtgactatccacgttgaatttattaaactctttgaatataattgataaaatgtggtgtttcacattttatcatgcaatctatCTTATATTTGGCTTGAGTGTCATCGTCCGTCAGACGAagtctcttgcgcaaaccacaggttcctatctcaatatttgactttcatctaagaatgttacaaaaaaacagctgaaatgcaccgccccatcagtactctcagtgctttgattttgaatgaaataacaattcCTTCTGTAAAGTGGTGCGGCTAACCTTACCCGTGATTCACAAGCTTTTTGGTAAGAATCCGCCATGTTTCATAGGGACATGTAACATTGTACTGGGTATGTTGTCTTTTATATATTCAATATTACAAACCTTCCACGAAAACAATTAATATGTCAATAATTAACATATTTCGCACTTGCCATATAATCAtagaatttaacaaaacaaaaatatacagttCATTAAACCAAAGTCTTCTAAGAAATGTACGTTATTAGAAATGATCGCAAATATATGTAGAAATCTGCTGGTACTTAACAAATAATTTAACTTCGTATCGGTTTGTGAACAGATGCATTTGGAACAAATGTACCAAATACTGCAAGCAAATCATTGTCTTAGGGACCTGGATACTTGTTAAAATTAGTCATGTCAAAGTATTATTACCATAtgtctataattcatttttatttgaattttatttcttatttttgacaaaacaaaattcgCACCTATAGATATTGAAGACTGAAATGATTTTTGAAATAGTTCATCGTTTAATCTATTCTGTAATCAAATCTAATTTAGCATGCGTGAGATCGGGTCTAACGTCTCTTTCAACATTCTTTTTtaatcatataaacgacggtgtctagctgtagcagtgagcacaatgcccagcctTATAGTGCTGCCTCGCTGGAATATCACACATGACATTAAACTGATCCCGGGCTGACCAGTCCGAGTACTATCCGCTTAATACTGAACGCCAAACTAGCAACTAGTACCATTTTAACGTCTTTTGTATTACGCGacctgggatcgaacccacgacttcccgcaCTCAAAGAAAGCGCTCTACCACGAAATCTAATTTAATCCACATAATATTCTTTATAATTACTCTGACATTTATACCTCAATATTGTAAGCAGGTTTCTAAAAATTGGTTTCctttgaaataatgttaaactgttactgtttaatgtttcatttcattcagGCCATTGTTTTCTATCCAACAGGCATAAAAAGCAGCACATATATGCTTGTGTcttacatgaaacaaaaaaaaaaacactcaccAAACTAGGCGTCCAGTAATATAACTCTGATTAGCACCCACTGTTTTTTTATAACCAACCTCCAGTGTGTTATAGAAGGAGATATATCCGGTTCTTTGAAATAGAATGTGTTGAGAATTAGAGTTAACACGCATTTTAGGAAActaacaaatttcattttcatcctCTGAATATTTTTATCAACTGTATAATCATTTTTcgtatattttatcttattttcaaaGAAGACAGCATAAAACAAATATGGTtcgtatataaataaatacaacaaCGGGACATTTTGAGTTTATATAAACCATCACAAGAGGGACCACTGCCTAGTTGTGCATTTTCTGGCTTAATGATTTTTAGCGGAGTCTTGGCTCTTGATCTGTCaattttttatgatgttttgaccACTTCTCATTTATTATTTGCTGAACTTCAACCAAAGcttacaggagtgatcattgTCAAGCCCAATTTCCCATATTACCGGCATTTTAAGATTTGGTAATATTCAGGCAAGTTATGCTACTTgattaattaaatttaatgttGTTTAGGCCATTTCTGTTATATTATTGGGCAAATTTCCACTAAATCGCGCAGGACTGGTCAGCGCTAAACCTACTTATATATTATATCGACATGTTTCGGTTTAGTGGTTTTAGTGGAGTTATGCCCTTGATTTGTCGTATTTTACTTTGTCTGAGCAACTACTCCAATGCGACCAGTATGAATTACACGAAACCTCATAAAAGTGATTGTTATGGATCAGTGATTTTCTCTGGATGCTCTTagttgtggcattttacaatttcaaCATGTAAAGTGGTGCAAAACAatctttagatttttgtataaagaAAACGTATAGTTCATACTTCTAGTATTACCACTACCACTTCAACTGCCCCTGCCACTACCACTATctctacaactactactactactactactactcctagcccgcccgcttagctcagtaggtaagagcgttggtctacggatcgcagggtcgcgagttcgatcctcgggcggggcgtatattctccgtgactatttgataaacgacattgtgtctgaaatcattagtcctccacctctgataattcatgtggggaagttggcagttacttgcggagaacaggtttgtactggtacagaatccaggaacactggttaggttaactgcctgccgttacatgactgaaatactgttgaaaaacggcgtttaacccaaactACTACTCCTAATACCAAtgctactactactaatactGTCAccactattactactactacttctactccTACTACCaatgctactactactactaatactaccaccactactactactacttctactactacttcttctactactacttctactactactaccaccactactactactacttctactactactatgactacttcttcttctactacaaCTAGAAGTACTGCTACAACTATTACCACTGCTACTACTTCTTCGACTATTATTACTACTACGACGACGactacttcttcttcttctactactactagtaGTAGTACAGTAGTACTTCTAATACTACTACTTCTTcgactattactactactactactactactactactacgatGACGactacttcttcttcttctactactactactagtagtACAGTAGTACTTCTAATACTACTACTTCTTcgactattactactactactactactactacgatGACGactacttcttctactactactagtaGCACTGCTACTACCATTACTTCTATTACTGTTGCTACTACTTCTTCGACTATTTTTGCTACTACAACTACTAATTACACTACTACTAGTAGtactgcttctactgctactactactactactactgcttcttctactactactactactactactgctactactacttcttctactactactacttatacAATAATACCACTACtttttctactactactactactactaccgcTACcgctaccactaccactaccactacgaataccaccaccaccactactactactactactactactactactacaactactacgACTGCTTCTACTACCAAAATTACCactacttcttctactactactattaccAATATTgaaactactactactactaccaatATTACCACTACTTTTACTACTTCTACAGCTacttttactactactactactactacaacaacaactactactactattttCACTActgcataatattttaacaattcGATTTGTCGTTGTGACAGACTTGAAATAAAACAACGTATAAAGATCAAAAAAAATTAATCCTTTGTGGCATAGACAATATGTAGTACTATAATAAAGAATTCAAAATTTAGGCAATAAAGTTGTGCACAAGCAGTTAAAGACGCGCCAGAAAAGAATAAGTGTATGCTTCTGTATTTCCATAATGGTAATCATACACGATAAGCATAAACAATAGAGAAATACCAGCATCTAGATAGAAGTATAAAGCCAAGAAAATGAGTTTTATGtctaaatatatcattaaattaaTGCAGCACATTTCTTGTGAACATTATTTATGTATTAAGTTAGgcttagaccacactttgtttcaaCAATGCAGAAAAGGGACTGACTTAATAAGTttgcatgtgaagttgtgaaaacagaaTAATTCAAGAAGAACCTTTATTGTCCATCTgttagctgtattataccagtattatcagaattatttgcacgaaattcacgtagGCGGAAAAATTAGTTCCCTAGATTATAGTGGATCTTTAAAGAATAGATATTATTAATAATAGACTATTATGATAACAAAAACTAATGCACggaagtaataaaatatataatattgtacaACAGAAATTGAAACttaattaagtttttttaatttccGAAACATCTAAAGGGAAAAATTACTTCAGACTGACGGAGGGAAAAAATCTGACCCGCATTTTTACTCGAGtaatttaaactttcttttttcattttttctttttttatttaatcgaAAAGCGAACCCTTTTATATACCTTAAAAAGATTTCTATTctctttcatatattttacaattaaattgaGTTTTGTTATACTTAGTAGAGATGGTACCAAAACAATTCAAATTCGTCCTAAAGTCTAAagtttaaaactgtgtttttcaGTGTGTGAAATTTAGCTTAGTTCAtacatttactaaatatatctatttcatgcatttaaaaaaatcatcgtCTAAAAATATCTGAAGTAAAAATGGATAACACTTGTATTGACAGGTTTTCATTAATTTTGGAATTTctccatttatttctttttcatgttatttAAGTGCCTCTAACCGTTACTAATTTTTCAACATTTGGCAACATGCATAATCAAATTTATGTGATGAAAATCAGAGAGAGTGGTGGACACTAGAGACTCAGTTCGTGTCTACAAGTTCATCAAAAAGTCATTAAGTCACTAATGCAAAATTTagtttgttaacattttaaactTAACCTGAAATACATTTCCAAAAGTATGCGAACATATAAACACATATATTTTGAACAGTATatagaaatatcaataaaaaatctTTCAGCCTTCTGATACACTTATCCAATTTCAGACCACACTACTTTTTAAAAAGGCACAAAACCGCATGAACGCAgtgattttttaaacaagaaattttgattttagagtaaaataattcataaaaaatacagttacatattatgttttgtcaaatttaggaagaaacaaaaaaatcttgtgtgtagttttgagggaaaaaaatcattatctacgcctttgtgtgtttgtttgctttttccttttttttttaatctttaaatttTAAGAGGTTAGTATCATGATCActgaagagaaaaaaaatgacgtgCCATACACAATGGCGATAATTCTGAATATTTGGTATTTTTCTTTCAGAATTGTTTAACGGTCCCGTGGACGTGAATCAGCTGGCAGCAGTTGTCGAATCTTACATTATTCCTGAGCTACATTATATATCGTGCTTCGAGCGATTGTCAAATGGAAACTAAACAGCTCATAGCAAGATACGAATCATTGAATGGAAAGAAATGGTCGCCTAATTCCTTTTATAACGAGGCCCTAGACAAACTCGGCTATACAAAGGCGCGTTTGGAGGAAAGggtaaaaatatatgacaatgcaGCCGATTGTTTGACCAGGGTAACAAATAGAAACTGGCCAGAAAGCATATATGTTATTGTTCCTGGAAGTCGTGGTGAAGGGATGGCAGCTTCATGGAATAGTGATTTAGATATGATGTTTGTTCAGCCAGcagttaaatgttttgaaatttatccaaCGACAGATTCCAAAGCAGTTGAAAACTGCGTAGCAGCCTTTGAACTTGACTTCCGTGATATCCCCGAAGgatatacaaaattacatttaaaacattttaaatggtCCAGAGAATATAGAAAACTCACATCTAGAATTAAGAAATCATTGACGGACaatgattatttgaaaaatggcGAAAGATTGATTGAAGCGGTAGAGTATCGTAGTGGTGCTGTTCAGGCTCAAAAAATAGGTTGGATCAGCGAAAATTACCGATTCGATGAAGTAACCGGACCTGCACAGCCACTCCAATTTCCACTTCCATTCCCTAACAAATACTTGTCTTTTGACTTTGTTCAAGCATTTCCTTGCGATTGCCAGTCGGTATTAGACGACTGGTTTAAACGAGAGAGACAAAATTCCTGGCCAGGCGTAGATGTCCTGAATGCAATAAAGGAAACAGATGTATTTGTTGTACCTGTTGGGCGGTCCGGTAGTAAAGAGGAGACCTTGCAATGGAGAATTTCGTTAACACTTGCAGAAAGATCTCTGGTACGCTCATTCAATGACACGCAGGTAAAGGTGTATGCTGCATTGAAAATGCTGGTAAAACATGAAGTGAAACCGATCTGTGCAAATATCACTTCATACATAGTGAAAAATGTGATCTTCTGGGTGTTTGAAAAGAGATCAGGCACTGTTCAGAGAAACGAATTCGTTGAGATATTATTGCAGACGCTGATATACTTGAAAGATTGTATATGTTTTGGATGTCTTCCAAATTACATGATTCCGTCCAGGAATTTGCTACGAGGAAAGATATCACAAGAGGAAGCATGTGCTTTGAAAGAGCATCTCGATATTTTGATTAAAGAAGATTCAAATGTTCTACTTCGTTGCCCTTTGGTATACAAAATGGCTGAACTGCCGGAGGATGCTCTTAAGGAGAAATTGTTATTTAGGAAACTGTCGGAAGAGCTGTTTCTTGCATTTTTCTCTGTTCCACCGCATGTATATGACGAAATTGAACATTCATTTCAGTTGGCACGGAACCCCGATGAATACCGTCGAAAGTACGCTACGCTTGTGTTACCAATAATACGAGAGCCAAATCCTTTCGGTACATTCCCTCTTTTGAAAACAATGGCGGATGAGGAAATACAAAGCCGGCTGTTTGAAGGATTCAGTCGTGGCGATGATAACATGTGGATGGAttaggaaataaaataaataagacaGTTCATAAAATTATGAAACCTTAGCAGACCGaatcgaaaaaaaaagaaagttctgtTGTTTACTTATATTCCAACATTACATTGTTGTTATCTATGTAAACAAAGTTCATACATATGACATATTTCTACTTATACTGCGACATTGAAAGTTAGTGCAAGGAGTGAAGTTATTGTAACACAAAACCAATATTCTTCAGTTTACTTGAGAAAGGGAAATGTGAATAAGAGTAACCCAattgtgtgttgttttttaaCAATAGCGGGCGGACATTTTTCTGAAGTAATTTGTCCTCCAAAGCTAATTGGAACAGTGCATCTGTAATGACAATCAAACGATTCCTAT
The genomic region above belongs to Mercenaria mercenaria strain notata chromosome 12, MADL_Memer_1, whole genome shotgun sequence and contains:
- the LOC123535018 gene encoding uncharacterized protein LOC123535018; the encoded protein is METKQLIARYESLNGKKWSPNSFYNEALDKLGYTKARLEERVKIYDNAADCLTRVTNRNWPESIYVIVPGSRGEGMAASWNSDLDMMFVQPAVKCFEIYPTTDSKAVENCVAAFELDFRDIPEGYTKLHLKHFKWSREYRKLTSRIKKSLTDNDYLKNGERLIEAVEYRSGAVQAQKIGWISENYRFDEVTGPAQPLQFPLPFPNKYLSFDFVQAFPCDCQSVLDDWFKRERQNSWPGVDVLNAIKETDVFVVPVGRSGSKEETLQWRISLTLAERSLVRSFNDTQVKVYAALKMLVKHEVKPICANITSYIVKNVIFWVFEKRSGTVQRNEFVEILLQTLIYLKDCICFGCLPNYMIPSRNLLRGKISQEEACALKEHLDILIKEDSNVLLRCPLVYKMAELPEDALKEKLLFRKLSEELFLAFFSVPPHVYDEIEHSFQLARNPDEYRRKYATLVLPIIREPNPFGTFPLLKTMADEEIQSRLFEGFSRGDDNMWMD